AAGGACTATCAGGGGCAGGGGATTGCAACTCTCCTTTGTGACAGGCTGGAAGCTGGTTTTCCAGGTGGTACGGTGACAACACATGCTTCCATAACCGCAAAGCCATTTTTTGAATCCAGGGGGTACAGGGTTTTCAAAGAACAGCAGGTTGAGCGAAAAGGCGTTATTTTGACAAATTACGTTATGAAGAAATCTTAACAAAACCGTAAAAACCTTTCGGCTGACGTTGTTTTTTTCCTATATGAATATCACGATGAAACTCTACGGAGCGTAGATTGAAAAGCTCATGGCAGACAGCTACAATGATAGGTGGAGAAGAAACACGGAATGTTAGAAAGATGGTGAAAATAAAATGGATAAATCTTCAAGAAAAGCCCTGAAAGAGCAGTATCATAATAGAAAAGCAGTTGGGGGAGTATATTGTATAAAATGCAGTGGCAGAGATGATGTATGGTTTCGGGCAACAAAAGATATGCGGGGTGCAAAAAACCGGTTTCTATTTTCCGTTTCAACGGATTCATGCCCTGAAATATGTATGATGGACGCATGGAAGGAGTCCGGAGCATCCGGATTTTCCTTTGAAATTATAGAGGAAATAGAAAAAAAGGAAACACAGACGGATCGTGAATTTTCTGACGATGTAAATACACTGCTGGAATTATGGCTGGAAAAGAACGGGAATCCTGTCTCTTGATTCCTCATAAGGAGGTAAAGCATGGAAAACAGTAAAGTAGGGAGCATAATCCGCACCTTACGCCAGGAACACAATATGACGCAAAAGGAACTTGCAGATAAAATGAACCTTAGCGATAAAACCATTTCCAAGTGGGAACGGGGCCTGGGTCTGCCTGATATCTCTCTTATTCCGGAGCTTTCCAGGCTCCTTGGAATTGATATAATGAATTTACTGTCCGGCGATATGACACCCAATAATTTTGCAGGAGGTAATATGAAGAATACGAAATACTTTGTTTGTCCTACATGCCAGAATATAACGCTTTGCACAGGAGATGCGGAAGTCTCATGCTGCGGCAAGAAACTGGCTGCCCAACCCCTGAAAAAAGCGGAAGAAAACGAAAGGCTGACCGTTCAGATACTGGAAGATGACTGGTATATCACCAGCGGACATCCCATGGATAAAGAGCATTACATTTCCTTTGTGGCTTTGGCTTCTGGTGACAGGATCCAGATCATCAAGCAATATCCTGAATGGAATTTAAATGTGCGCATTCCCAAAAGGGGACATGGAATGCTGATATGGTACAGTACTGATGATGGCTTACGGTATCAGTTGTTAAAGTAAATTCTGGTCTTAAATT
The nucleotide sequence above comes from Lacrimispora sp. BS-2. Encoded proteins:
- a CDS encoding GIY-YIG nuclease family protein yields the protein MDKSSRKALKEQYHNRKAVGGVYCIKCSGRDDVWFRATKDMRGAKNRFLFSVSTDSCPEICMMDAWKESGASGFSFEIIEEIEKKETQTDREFSDDVNTLLELWLEKNGNPVS
- a CDS encoding helix-turn-helix domain-containing protein; this translates as MENSKVGSIIRTLRQEHNMTQKELADKMNLSDKTISKWERGLGLPDISLIPELSRLLGIDIMNLLSGDMTPNNFAGGNMKNTKYFVCPTCQNITLCTGDAEVSCCGKKLAAQPLKKAEENERLTVQILEDDWYITSGHPMDKEHYISFVALASGDRIQIIKQYPEWNLNVRIPKRGHGMLIWYSTDDGLRYQLLK